In Nitrospiria bacterium, a single genomic region encodes these proteins:
- a CDS encoding PilZ domain-containing protein, whose protein sequence is MIEERRKFRRPTLVACLEIKPLRKSKGVKGYAINVSYSGMGLYSQSSISKENELEIKVFYTDAPFEKEFEVYEGQVKWCRKIGDCFAVGVEFKNVDPHSHCTLVSFLEQTRAFE, encoded by the coding sequence ATGATTGAGGAAAGACGAAAATTTAGAAGGCCCACTCTGGTGGCATGCCTTGAAATAAAGCCCCTTAGGAAAAGCAAAGGTGTAAAGGGTTATGCCATTAATGTCTCCTATAGCGGGATGGGATTGTACTCTCAAAGCTCAATATCCAAAGAAAATGAGTTAGAGATCAAGGTGTTTTATACCGATGCCCCCTTTGAAAAAGAGTTTGAGGTGTACGAGGGACAGGTGAAGTGGTGCAGGAAAATTGGTGATTGTTTTGCGGTAGGTGTTGAATTTAAAAACGTTGATCCCCATTCTCATTGCACATTGGTTTCCTTTCTAGAGCAAACCAGGGCATTTGAGTAA